Proteins encoded by one window of Gouania willdenowi chromosome 4, fGouWil2.1, whole genome shotgun sequence:
- the sgta gene encoding small glutamine-rich tetratricopeptide repeat-containing protein alpha isoform X1 → MSDHKQLAFSIIQFLHDQLHSGNLSSGAQESLEVAVQCLETAFEVSTDDHSLAVSMTLPEIFEAAAPKSQVNNNSSAESPSEDQRAEAEKLKSEGNDQMKVENFAAAVEFYSKAIALNPQNAVYHCNRYIMCVCRAAAYSKVGNYAGAVQDCEQAICIDPNYSKAYGRMGLALASLNKHAEAVTYYKKALELDPDNDTYKSNLRIAEEKMDASSPAAGMGGVDLAGLLSNPGFMNMASSLMNNPQVQQLMSGMMSGAYGGMGGATGPMGGAMAGMGGATGGMGGTSGAGVGGAPAGGTANAGGAAAAGGGGDLSGLIHAGQQFAQQMQQQNPELIEQLRSQIRNRTPSNSNEE, encoded by the exons ATGAGTGATCACAAACAACTCGCCTTCTCCATCATACAGTTCCTACATGACCAACTGCATTCTGGGAATCTGAGTTCAGGAGCTCAGGAGAGTCTGGAAg TGGCAGTCCAGTGTTTGGAGACGGCGTTTGAAGTGTCTACTGACGACCACAGCCTTGCTGTCTCTATGACGTTACCAGAAATATTTGAAGCCGCTGCCCCAAAG TCTCAGGTCAATAATAACTCTAGCGCTGAATCACCCAGTGAAGATCAGAGAGCAGAGGCTGAGAAACTAAAAAGTGAAG GTAATGATCAGATGAAGGTGGAGAACTTTGCAGCTGCCGTGGAGTTTTATTCCAAGGCCATCGCCCTCAACCCTCAGAACGCCGTTTACCACTGTAACAG atatataatgtgtgtgtgcagggctGCAGCCTACAGTAAAGTGGGGAACTATGCGGGGGCGGTCCAGGACTGTGAACAGGCCATTTGCATTGACCCAAACTACAGCAAAGCTTATGGAAGGATGGG CCTGGCGTTGGCGAGTCTGAACAAACACGCGGAGGCCGTCACCTACTATAAGAAAGCTCTGGAGCTGGACCCCGACAACGACACATACAAGTCCAACCTGAGGATCGCTGAGGAGAAGATGGACGCCAGCAGCCCGGCCGCAGGGATGGGCGGGGTTGACCTGGCCGGCCTCCTCAGTAACCCCGGCTTCATGAACATG gcgtCCAGTCTGATGAACAACCCTCAGGTCCAACAGCT GATGTCAGGAATGATGTCGGGAGCTTACGGAGGAATGGGAGGAGCCACTGGACCAATGGGAGGAGCCATGGCTGGAATGGGAGGAGCCACGGGAGGAATGGGAGGAACCTCAGGAGCAGGCGTAGGAGGAGCTCCAGCAGGAGGAACAGCCAATGCTgggggagcagcagcagcaggaggaggaggagatttATCAGGACTGATCCATGC AGGTCAGCAGTTTGCTCAGCAGATGCAGCAACAGAATCCTGAACTGATCGAGCAGCTCAGGAGTCAGATACGAAACAGAACACCAAGCAACAGCAACGAAGAGTAG
- the sgta gene encoding small glutamine-rich tetratricopeptide repeat-containing protein alpha isoform X3, giving the protein MSDHKQLAFSIIQFLHDQLHSGNLSSGAQESLEVAVQCLETAFEVSTDDHSLAVSMTLPEIFEAAAPKSQVNNNSSAESPSEDQRAEAEKLKSEGNDQMKVENFAAAVEFYSKAIALNPQNAVYHCNRYIMCVCRAAAYSKVGNYAGAVQDCEQAICIDPNYSKAYGRMGLALASLNKHAEAVTYYKKALELDPDNDTYKSNLRIAEEKMDASSPAAGMGGVDLAGLLSNPGFMNMASSLMNNPQVQQLMSGMMSGAYGGMGGATGPMGGAMAGMGGATGGMGGTSGAGVGGAPAGGTANAGGAAAAGGGGDLSGLIHASSVALRC; this is encoded by the exons ATGAGTGATCACAAACAACTCGCCTTCTCCATCATACAGTTCCTACATGACCAACTGCATTCTGGGAATCTGAGTTCAGGAGCTCAGGAGAGTCTGGAAg TGGCAGTCCAGTGTTTGGAGACGGCGTTTGAAGTGTCTACTGACGACCACAGCCTTGCTGTCTCTATGACGTTACCAGAAATATTTGAAGCCGCTGCCCCAAAG TCTCAGGTCAATAATAACTCTAGCGCTGAATCACCCAGTGAAGATCAGAGAGCAGAGGCTGAGAAACTAAAAAGTGAAG GTAATGATCAGATGAAGGTGGAGAACTTTGCAGCTGCCGTGGAGTTTTATTCCAAGGCCATCGCCCTCAACCCTCAGAACGCCGTTTACCACTGTAACAG atatataatgtgtgtgtgcagggctGCAGCCTACAGTAAAGTGGGGAACTATGCGGGGGCGGTCCAGGACTGTGAACAGGCCATTTGCATTGACCCAAACTACAGCAAAGCTTATGGAAGGATGGG CCTGGCGTTGGCGAGTCTGAACAAACACGCGGAGGCCGTCACCTACTATAAGAAAGCTCTGGAGCTGGACCCCGACAACGACACATACAAGTCCAACCTGAGGATCGCTGAGGAGAAGATGGACGCCAGCAGCCCGGCCGCAGGGATGGGCGGGGTTGACCTGGCCGGCCTCCTCAGTAACCCCGGCTTCATGAACATG gcgtCCAGTCTGATGAACAACCCTCAGGTCCAACAGCT GATGTCAGGAATGATGTCGGGAGCTTACGGAGGAATGGGAGGAGCCACTGGACCAATGGGAGGAGCCATGGCTGGAATGGGAGGAGCCACGGGAGGAATGGGAGGAACCTCAGGAGCAGGCGTAGGAGGAGCTCCAGCAGGAGGAACAGCCAATGCTgggggagcagcagcagcaggaggaggaggagatttATCAGGACTGATCCATGC atcttctgtagctctgagatgttaa
- the sgta gene encoding small glutamine-rich tetratricopeptide repeat-containing protein alpha isoform X2 → MSDHKQLAFSIIQFLHDQLHSGNLSSGAQESLEVAVQCLETAFEVSTDDHSLAVSMTLPEIFEAAAPKSQVNNNSSAESPSEDQRAEAEKLKSEGNDQMKVENFAAAVEFYSKAIALNPQNAVYHCNRAAAYSKVGNYAGAVQDCEQAICIDPNYSKAYGRMGLALASLNKHAEAVTYYKKALELDPDNDTYKSNLRIAEEKMDASSPAAGMGGVDLAGLLSNPGFMNMASSLMNNPQVQQLMSGMMSGAYGGMGGATGPMGGAMAGMGGATGGMGGTSGAGVGGAPAGGTANAGGAAAAGGGGDLSGLIHAGQQFAQQMQQQNPELIEQLRSQIRNRTPSNSNEE, encoded by the exons ATGAGTGATCACAAACAACTCGCCTTCTCCATCATACAGTTCCTACATGACCAACTGCATTCTGGGAATCTGAGTTCAGGAGCTCAGGAGAGTCTGGAAg TGGCAGTCCAGTGTTTGGAGACGGCGTTTGAAGTGTCTACTGACGACCACAGCCTTGCTGTCTCTATGACGTTACCAGAAATATTTGAAGCCGCTGCCCCAAAG TCTCAGGTCAATAATAACTCTAGCGCTGAATCACCCAGTGAAGATCAGAGAGCAGAGGCTGAGAAACTAAAAAGTGAAG GTAATGATCAGATGAAGGTGGAGAACTTTGCAGCTGCCGTGGAGTTTTATTCCAAGGCCATCGCCCTCAACCCTCAGAACGCCGTTTACCACTGTAACAG ggctGCAGCCTACAGTAAAGTGGGGAACTATGCGGGGGCGGTCCAGGACTGTGAACAGGCCATTTGCATTGACCCAAACTACAGCAAAGCTTATGGAAGGATGGG CCTGGCGTTGGCGAGTCTGAACAAACACGCGGAGGCCGTCACCTACTATAAGAAAGCTCTGGAGCTGGACCCCGACAACGACACATACAAGTCCAACCTGAGGATCGCTGAGGAGAAGATGGACGCCAGCAGCCCGGCCGCAGGGATGGGCGGGGTTGACCTGGCCGGCCTCCTCAGTAACCCCGGCTTCATGAACATG gcgtCCAGTCTGATGAACAACCCTCAGGTCCAACAGCT GATGTCAGGAATGATGTCGGGAGCTTACGGAGGAATGGGAGGAGCCACTGGACCAATGGGAGGAGCCATGGCTGGAATGGGAGGAGCCACGGGAGGAATGGGAGGAACCTCAGGAGCAGGCGTAGGAGGAGCTCCAGCAGGAGGAACAGCCAATGCTgggggagcagcagcagcaggaggaggaggagatttATCAGGACTGATCCATGC AGGTCAGCAGTTTGCTCAGCAGATGCAGCAACAGAATCCTGAACTGATCGAGCAGCTCAGGAGTCAGATACGAAACAGAACACCAAGCAACAGCAACGAAGAGTAG